The sequence ATGATGATGACGGATGGCATCAGTATGGAAACTTTGTTTGGTGACGGAAATAATACGGGCTTTATGAGCAAATTATTTACGGCAGGAAAACGTTTGTTGACAGGAGAGAATTTATTCATGACTGTTTACACAAATAACTCACAACAAAAGCGTCACGTTTCTTTTGCAGCGCCCTATGCCGGAAAAATAATTCCTATGGATCTTTCAGGTTTGGGCGGAAAAATCATTTGTCAGAAAGACAGTTTCTTATGCGCTGCTAAAGGCGTTGCTGTGGGAATTGAATTTCAAAGAAAACTTGGAACAGGGTTATTCGGTGGTGAAGGTTTCATCATGCAAAAATTAGAAGGTGACGGAATGGCTTTTGTTCACAGTGGTGGACATGTGATAGAAAAAAATCTTCACAGCGGAGAGATTTTAAAAGTGGATACAGGGTGTATTGTTGCCTTTACAAGCAGCGTGCATTACGATATTCAGTTTGTAGGAGGTATTAAAAATACTTTATTCGGCGGAGAAGGAATGTTCTATGCGACTTTAAGCGGACCAGGAAAAGTTTGGATCCAAACATTGCCTATCAGCCGTTTAGCTGGAAGAATTTTAGCTTACGGTGGAGGAAGAAGAAAAGAAGAAGGAAGCATCTTGGGAGGCTTAGGTAACATTCTCGACGGAGACGGACTATAACCACTAAGTCACTGAGTTGACTAAGAGTCACTAAGTTGGCAGGAGAAGTGGGCAGTTTAAATAGGAAATAATTAAAATTAAAAGAAACTCGAAGTAAATATGGCTAAGTCGAATTACACGGAAGACAATATACGATCACTCGATTGGAAAGAGCATATTCGTACACGTCCAGGTATGTACATTGGTAAGTTAGGCGATGGTAGCGCTTTTGATGATGGAATCTATGTTCTCTTAAAAGAGGTGATGGATAATTCCATTGACGAATTTATGATGGGCGAAGGAAACCGCATTGACATTGTTGTGAAAGAAGGAGTAGTTTCCATTCGTGACTTTGGTCGGGGTATTCCTTTAGGGAAAGTAGTTGAGGTAGTTTCTAAAATGAACACCGGTGGGAAATACGATAGCGAGGCGTTTAAAAAATCTATCGGATTAAATGGAGTAGGAACCAAGGCTGTAAATGCTT is a genomic window of Sphingobacteriaceae bacterium containing:
- a CDS encoding TIGR00266 family protein; the encoded protein is MNNHEIDYQLHGEEMQCVEIELDPQEAVIAEPGSFMMMTDGISMETLFGDGNNTGFMSKLFTAGKRLLTGENLFMTVYTNNSQQKRHVSFAAPYAGKIIPMDLSGLGGKIICQKDSFLCAAKGVAVGIEFQRKLGTGLFGGEGFIMQKLEGDGMAFVHSGGHVIEKNLHSGEILKVDTGCIVAFTSSVHYDIQFVGGIKNTLFGGEGMFYATLSGPGKVWIQTLPISRLAGRILAYGGGRRKEEGSILGGLGNILDGDGL